One part of the Lotus japonicus ecotype B-129 chromosome 2, LjGifu_v1.2 genome encodes these proteins:
- the LOC130739626 gene encoding putative receptor-like protein kinase At5g39000, protein MILKCLGFRRSKKNSSSTKRPYPTVIEELSHPFSLEDIRKSTNNFDEVIGVGGYGKVYQGKARLLQLDHVATTTALVAVKRINVSYNTYALREFQKEVELLCQFRHPNLVSLIGFCIHKDERFIVYPYMSNGSLADCLFKRDQREPLSWKKRLEICIGVARAVHYLHTGLKRIIIHRDIKPSNILLDENMVPKLYDFGISLQGSLFSAKPQPIEGKRVVGTLGYMAPENIRDGILTDKCDVYSFGIVLLEVICANPIYTIKKEMHETNEEILIRLQAEDIDPALAGNIAPVCYEVYIDIIRRCLKLEANERPTMGEVEMLLEHALTLQQEAEATDTSDDYL, encoded by the exons ATGATTCTCAAGTGTTTGGGTTTTCGCCGTTCAAAGAAGAACTCAAGTTCAACTAAGAGGCCCTACCCAACAGTGATAGAAGAGTTATCCCATCCATTTTCTCTGGAAGATATTAGGAAATCAACCAATAACTTTGATGAAGTAATTGGTGTAGGAGGCTATGGTAAAGTATATCAAGGCAAAGCTCGTCTTCTCCAACTTGATCATGTTGCTACTACTACTGCACTTGTAGCGGTGAAGCGAATAAATGTATCTTATAATACATATGCATTGAGAGAGTTCCAAAAGGAAGTTGAGTTGCTCTGCCAGTTTCGTCACCCTAATTTGGTCTCTCTTATTGGATTCTGCATCCACAAAGATGAAAGATTTATTGTTTACCCGTACATGTCCAATGGTTCCCTTGCTGATTGTTTATTCAAGAGGGATCAAAGGGAACCACTCTCATGGAAGAAGAGGCTAGAGATATGCATTGGAGTGGCGCGTGCGGTGCACTACCTTCACACTGGACTCAAACGCATCATCATTCACCGTGACATCAAACCCTCTAACATTCTCTTGGATGAGAATATGGTACCCAAGCTCTATGATTTCGGGATTTCCTTACAAGGATCGTTGTTCTCGGCAAAGCCACAACCAATTGAAGGAAAACGCGTTGTTG GTACACTTGGTTACATGGCCCCCGAGAATATCAGGGATGGCATCTTGACAGATAAATGTGATGTTTATTCATTTGGCATTGTTCTATTAGAAGTGATATGTGCAAATCCAATTTATACAATTAAAAAGGAGATGCATGAGacaaatgaagaaatattgatCAGGCTCCAAGCTGAGGATATTGATCCGGCTCTTGCTGGAAATATTGCACCAGTGTGTTATGAAGTATACATAGATATCATTCGCAGGTGCTTAAAGCTTGAAGCAAATGAGCGACCAACAATGGGCGAAGTGGAGATGCTACTTGAGCATGCTCTGACTTTACAACAGGAAGCCGAAGCCACAGATACTAGTGATGATTATCTCTGA